A genomic segment from Bradyrhizobium sp. ISRA430 encodes:
- a CDS encoding LysR substrate-binding domain-containing protein, whose protein sequence is MQIPFRAIIVFHAVARAGSISRAADELRVTPSAVSQQIQALELHLGTALTSRIGRNITLTEAGERYFEMISREIEHVTDVMQHVRGIRSATTLTVRAAPSVSSKWLLPRLASFVDANPDIELRLDGTNEPTDFRKENVDLEIRHGEGAWPGLFVESLGKERFFPLCAPSSFAAGSLSAADLLKHRLIHSVKSQMQWPRWFTEVGIEPTERWKRVLFDRSHMAIDAAVDGLGIGLESELLAWRELRDGRLVCPVKDPPAIALTTQWIVCPHGHLRHRKTRTFLDWLRKERDSWNERIV, encoded by the coding sequence ATGCAGATACCCTTCCGCGCCATCATCGTCTTCCACGCGGTGGCGCGCGCGGGTTCGATTTCCCGCGCGGCGGACGAATTGCGGGTGACGCCCTCGGCGGTCAGCCAGCAGATCCAGGCGCTGGAGCTGCATCTCGGCACCGCGCTGACCTCGCGGATCGGGCGCAACATCACCCTAACTGAAGCCGGCGAGCGCTATTTCGAGATGATCAGCCGCGAGATCGAGCACGTCACCGACGTGATGCAGCATGTCCGTGGCATCCGCTCCGCCACCACATTGACGGTGCGCGCAGCCCCCAGCGTGTCGAGCAAATGGCTGTTGCCGCGGCTCGCGAGCTTCGTTGACGCCAACCCGGATATCGAGTTGCGACTCGACGGCACCAATGAGCCGACCGACTTCCGCAAGGAAAATGTCGACCTCGAGATCCGCCATGGTGAAGGCGCCTGGCCCGGCCTGTTCGTCGAGAGCCTCGGCAAGGAGCGATTCTTTCCACTGTGCGCACCGTCGTCCTTTGCGGCGGGCAGTCTTTCCGCCGCCGACCTGCTCAAGCATCGGCTGATCCATTCGGTGAAATCGCAGATGCAGTGGCCGCGCTGGTTCACGGAGGTCGGCATCGAGCCGACCGAGCGCTGGAAGCGCGTGCTGTTCGACCGCAGCCACATGGCGATCGACGCCGCCGTTGACGGGCTCGGCATCGGGCTGGAAAGCGAGCTGTTGGCCTGGCGCGAATTGCGCGACGGCCGCCTGGTCTGTCCGGTGAAGGATCCGCCGGCCATCGCGCTGACCACGCAGTGGATTGTCTGCCCGCACGGCCATCTGCGCCACCGCAAGACCCGCACCTTCCTCGACTGGCTGCGCAAGGAGCGCGACAGTTGGAACGAGCGAATAGTTTAG
- a CDS encoding TRAP transporter substrate-binding protein: MPGKRHTISRRSFMVAAAAVPLVAIRTRPAHAAEFEYKLATGQSLTQPINTQLDQAVKRIKEASGGRLEIKFFPASQLGSDTDLLTQIRSGGVDFLNIAGSVLSTVAPVAGIANVGFAFSDYSQVWTAMDGDLGKRIAAQIEKTGALVMAKPADNTFRQISSFAKPIKTPADLAGYRIRVPVSPIFTSLFKSLGANPTSINFNELYTALQTHLVDGQENGLVTIEAGKIYEVQKYISETNHIWDPFFILGNRRSVKALPDDLQALVRKEFDQAAMEQRADTAKLNLTLKDQLIAKGITFEASDKEAFRKGLSAAGFYKEWRGKFGEENWKILEAAAGALA, encoded by the coding sequence ATGCCGGGCAAGCGCCATACGATCTCACGCCGCAGTTTCATGGTTGCTGCCGCGGCCGTCCCTCTGGTCGCGATCCGCACAAGGCCGGCACATGCGGCGGAATTCGAGTATAAGCTCGCCACCGGCCAGTCGCTGACGCAACCGATCAACACGCAGCTCGATCAGGCCGTGAAGCGGATCAAGGAGGCGAGTGGCGGGCGGCTGGAGATCAAGTTCTTTCCGGCCTCGCAGCTCGGCTCGGACACCGATCTGCTGACGCAGATTCGCAGTGGCGGAGTCGATTTCCTCAATATCGCCGGCTCCGTGCTGTCGACGGTGGCGCCGGTCGCCGGCATCGCCAATGTCGGCTTCGCCTTCTCCGACTACAGCCAGGTCTGGACTGCGATGGACGGCGATCTTGGCAAGCGGATCGCGGCGCAGATCGAGAAGACTGGCGCGCTTGTCATGGCCAAGCCCGCCGACAACACGTTCCGGCAGATCTCGTCGTTTGCAAAACCGATCAAGACGCCGGCCGATCTCGCCGGTTACCGGATCCGCGTGCCGGTGTCGCCGATCTTCACCTCGCTGTTCAAGTCGCTCGGCGCCAATCCGACCTCGATCAACTTCAACGAATTGTACACGGCGCTGCAGACCCATCTGGTCGACGGACAGGAGAATGGCCTCGTGACCATCGAGGCCGGCAAGATCTACGAGGTGCAGAAGTACATCTCCGAGACCAACCACATCTGGGATCCGTTCTTTATCCTTGGCAACCGCCGCTCGGTGAAGGCGCTGCCCGACGATCTGCAGGCGCTGGTCCGCAAGGAATTCGACCAGGCTGCGATGGAGCAGCGCGCTGACACGGCAAAGCTCAATCTGACGCTGAAGGACCAACTGATCGCCAAGGGCATCACCTTCGAAGCATCGGACAAGGAGGCGTTCCGCAAGGGTCTCTCCGCCGCCGGCTTCTACAAGGAATGGCGCGGCAAGTTCGGCGAGGAAAATTGGAAGATTCTGGAGGCCGCGGCCGGGGCGCTGGCATGA
- a CDS encoding Gfo/Idh/MocA family oxidoreductase, protein MNLHRMLLERKAAGKPITIGLIGAGKFGLMFLSQVRQTDGMHLVGVADLNTARARSQLKLGCWPEEQYAATSIDDALKHGRTIVTDNADALITHPAIEVIIEATGDPGAGIRFAMKAIENGKHIVMVNVEADAVAGPILARKARQAGVVYSLAWGDQPALIADHVDWARAAGFKVVAAGKGTRYHPTYHQSTPDTVWDILDKYMKIKDRNSINPKMFNSFVDGTKSGIEMTAVCNATGLHAQSEGLSFPPATRFEHAEICKPRSDGGTLEKSGVTEVTSSVYRDGTDVPQSLVMGTYVVFETDSAYSEECFREYSMLPDKTGKYASLYRPIHMIGLELGISVASAALRKEPTGAPIVFNSDVVATAKRKLKAGEMLDGEGGFCVWGKQTPAEASLKQGYLPLGLAHHVKLKTEIEEGQRLKWEDVEYDPDSLAVRVRREMEAAFRQPNVAS, encoded by the coding sequence ATGAATCTCCATCGCATGCTGCTGGAGCGCAAGGCTGCCGGCAAACCGATTACTATTGGGCTGATCGGGGCCGGAAAGTTCGGCCTGATGTTCCTGTCGCAGGTGCGCCAGACCGACGGCATGCATCTGGTCGGCGTCGCCGACCTCAACACCGCCCGCGCTCGTTCGCAGCTCAAGCTCGGCTGCTGGCCCGAAGAGCAATATGCAGCCACCTCGATCGACGACGCGCTGAAGCACGGCCGTACCATCGTCACCGACAATGCTGACGCCCTTATCACCCATCCGGCGATCGAGGTCATCATCGAGGCGACCGGCGATCCCGGCGCCGGCATCCGCTTTGCGATGAAAGCGATCGAGAACGGCAAGCACATCGTGATGGTCAATGTCGAGGCGGATGCGGTCGCAGGCCCCATCCTGGCGCGCAAAGCGCGGCAGGCTGGCGTCGTCTACTCATTGGCCTGGGGCGACCAGCCGGCACTGATCGCCGATCACGTCGATTGGGCGCGCGCGGCCGGCTTCAAGGTCGTCGCCGCCGGCAAGGGCACTCGCTACCACCCGACCTATCACCAGTCGACGCCGGATACGGTGTGGGACATCCTCGACAAATACATGAAGATCAAGGATCGCAACTCGATCAATCCGAAGATGTTCAACTCCTTCGTCGACGGCACCAAGTCGGGCATCGAGATGACCGCGGTCTGCAATGCGACCGGCCTGCATGCGCAGAGCGAAGGCCTGTCGTTCCCGCCCGCCACCCGCTTCGAGCACGCCGAGATCTGCAAGCCGAGATCCGACGGCGGTACGCTGGAGAAGTCTGGCGTCACCGAGGTCACCTCGTCCGTCTATCGCGACGGCACCGACGTGCCACAGAGCCTCGTGATGGGCACCTATGTCGTGTTCGAGACCGACAGCGCCTATTCCGAGGAATGTTTTCGCGAGTACAGCATGCTGCCAGACAAGACCGGCAAATATGCTTCGCTCTACCGTCCGATCCACATGATCGGGCTCGAGCTCGGCATCTCCGTTGCGTCGGCGGCACTGCGCAAGGAGCCGACCGGCGCGCCTATCGTGTTCAACTCGGACGTGGTTGCGACCGCCAAGCGCAAGCTGAAGGCCGGCGAGATGCTCGACGGCGAAGGCGGCTTCTGCGTCTGGGGCAAGCAGACGCCGGCTGAGGCCTCGCTCAAGCAGGGCTATCTTCCGCTCGGCCTGGCCCACCACGTCAAGCTCAAGACCGAGATCGAAGAAGGTCAACGGCTGAAGTGGGAGGATGTGGAGTACGATCCGGATAGCCTCGCCGTGCGCGTCCGTCGCGAGATGGAAGCGGCCTTCCGTCAACCGAATGTCGCCTCGTGA
- a CDS encoding amino acid ABC transporter substrate-binding protein encodes MSKKVSRPGSISRRRLLATAGAALAASPLGVNPLQAQQAPIKIGMSMPQTGGLAGGGKASLLGIEIWRDDVNAKGGLLGGRKVELVVYDDKSSASETPAIYSKLIDVDKVDLLFAPYATVPTAPIMPMVKQRGLLLIGNFSFQVNSKVGHDMWFNNAPWGPPDSWASSFLDIGQKAGGKSMALLAADQEFAQNLAKTAREVAAKRSLPIVFDQAYPPNTVEFSSIIRALKASKPDIVYVASYPPDSAGILRAVNEIGIGDNVKVFGGGMVGLQFGAVMENMGSLLNGVVNYNTWLPEKSMYFEGTKEFFDKYTKRAVEAKIDPLGYYLAPFGYASGQLIEQAIKAVGSLDQKALAKYLRENTHKTIVGPIAFSPDGERKETAVLQAQFRGVVDKNIEQFRSSGKQVILFPENLKSGELVAPFEAARK; translated from the coding sequence ATGTCGAAGAAGGTCTCCAGGCCAGGATCGATTTCCCGCCGCCGCCTGCTGGCGACCGCGGGCGCGGCGCTTGCTGCCTCGCCGCTCGGTGTCAACCCGCTGCAGGCGCAGCAGGCGCCGATCAAAATCGGCATGAGCATGCCGCAAACCGGTGGTCTCGCAGGCGGCGGCAAGGCGTCGCTGCTCGGCATCGAGATCTGGCGTGACGACGTCAACGCCAAGGGCGGGCTGCTCGGCGGCCGCAAGGTCGAACTGGTCGTCTATGACGACAAATCGAGTGCTTCGGAGACGCCGGCGATCTATTCGAAGCTGATTGATGTCGACAAGGTCGACCTCTTGTTCGCGCCCTACGCGACCGTGCCGACGGCGCCAATCATGCCGATGGTCAAGCAGCGTGGGCTTCTGCTGATCGGCAACTTCTCCTTCCAGGTCAACAGTAAGGTCGGCCATGACATGTGGTTCAACAATGCGCCGTGGGGGCCGCCCGACAGCTGGGCGTCTTCGTTTCTCGATATCGGTCAGAAGGCCGGCGGCAAATCCATGGCATTGCTGGCGGCCGACCAGGAATTTGCCCAGAATCTGGCGAAGACCGCGCGCGAAGTCGCAGCAAAGCGCAGCCTGCCAATCGTCTTCGACCAGGCCTATCCGCCGAATACCGTGGAGTTCTCCAGCATCATCCGGGCGCTGAAGGCGAGCAAGCCCGACATCGTTTATGTCGCGTCTTATCCGCCGGACTCGGCGGGCATCCTGCGCGCCGTGAACGAGATCGGCATCGGCGACAACGTCAAGGTTTTCGGCGGCGGCATGGTCGGTCTGCAGTTCGGCGCCGTGATGGAGAACATGGGCTCGCTGCTTAACGGCGTCGTCAACTACAACACATGGCTCCCGGAGAAGAGCATGTATTTTGAGGGAACCAAGGAGTTCTTCGACAAGTACACGAAACGGGCCGTGGAAGCCAAGATCGACCCGCTCGGTTATTATCTGGCGCCGTTCGGCTATGCCAGCGGCCAGCTCATCGAGCAGGCCATCAAGGCGGTGGGTTCGCTGGATCAAAAGGCACTCGCAAAATATCTGCGCGAAAACACGCACAAGACTATCGTCGGTCCGATCGCGTTTTCGCCTGATGGCGAGCGTAAGGAAACCGCGGTGCTGCAGGCCCAGTTCCGTGGCGTTGTGGACAAGAACATCGAGCAGTTCCGCAGCTCGGGCAAGCAGGTGATCCTGTTCCCGGAGAATCTGAAATCCGGCGAACTGGTCGCTCCGTTTGAAGCCGCGCGGAAATAA
- a CDS encoding ABC transporter ATP-binding protein: MTLSSTQPPLLRISALTKRFGGFTALNDVSVDIRPGERFGLIGPNGSGKTTLINCISGAFRTEPGTVLFRDEDITQLQPHVRTRRGIARSFQIPRPFRSMTVAENLMVALDFAAHEHVSVAQRRDTMMSILNQMGLGSKANVPAAQLGQVELRKMELARAMATHPKLLISDEAMAGLSSSEVDEVLDLLLSLASRDITIIMIEHIMQAVMRFSERVMCLDAGRIIAIGTPSEVMADHRVQEAYLGT, from the coding sequence ATGACGCTCTCCAGCACCCAGCCGCCGCTGCTGCGCATTTCGGCGCTCACCAAGCGTTTCGGCGGGTTCACGGCGCTCAACGATGTCAGCGTCGACATTCGGCCCGGCGAGCGGTTCGGCCTGATCGGTCCGAACGGCTCGGGCAAGACCACACTGATCAACTGCATTTCCGGCGCGTTTCGCACCGAACCCGGCACCGTCCTGTTTCGTGATGAGGATATCACGCAGTTGCAACCGCATGTGCGCACGCGCCGCGGCATTGCCCGCAGCTTCCAGATTCCGCGGCCGTTCAGGAGCATGACGGTCGCCGAAAATCTCATGGTCGCGCTCGACTTTGCCGCGCACGAGCACGTCTCGGTGGCGCAGCGGCGAGACACCATGATGTCGATCCTGAATCAAATGGGCCTTGGGTCGAAGGCCAACGTCCCGGCCGCGCAGCTTGGTCAGGTGGAATTGCGCAAGATGGAACTTGCGCGTGCGATGGCGACGCATCCGAAGCTCCTGATTTCGGACGAGGCCATGGCGGGCCTCTCCAGTTCGGAAGTCGACGAAGTGCTTGATCTGCTGTTGAGCCTTGCAAGCCGGGACATCACCATCATCATGATCGAGCATATCATGCAGGCCGTGATGCGCTTTTCCGAACGCGTCATGTGTCTTGACGCCGGCAGGATCATCGCAATCGGCACGCCTTCCGAAGTCATGGCCGACCATCGGGTGCAGGAGGCCTACCTTGGCACTTAG
- a CDS encoding branched-chain amino acid ABC transporter permease, whose product MKRNSIAFWIGAAGFLAAVFVMTQVVANQYPFFAGYVIMQFIALAVAWSILGGYAGYVNFGTSAFYGVGVYASVFLVNAFGAPLPLQILTAAAIGALMGFALGLLTLRMQGIFFSIATIALTIIIETTITNWRYVGGAAGIQIQRPAVTAPFDYYVQMLFFVQALLVVLAVAISRYIQNSWIGRGLQALRDDELAAECTGVPTMGLKLLACVISGALMCAVGAPAAMYLQYADPASAFNLNYSVSTLAMSLIGGTAHWSGPIIGAILLGTTQQLLAVTISSEVNVLVLGLMLVLFVVGAPEGIIGLIRKLRGSRKEGEV is encoded by the coding sequence ATGAAGCGCAACAGCATTGCTTTCTGGATCGGAGCGGCCGGCTTTCTCGCCGCCGTCTTTGTGATGACACAGGTCGTCGCCAACCAGTATCCATTCTTTGCCGGCTACGTGATCATGCAGTTCATCGCGCTTGCCGTCGCATGGAGTATCCTTGGCGGCTATGCAGGTTATGTGAATTTCGGCACCAGCGCGTTTTACGGTGTTGGCGTCTATGCCTCGGTATTCCTGGTCAATGCCTTTGGTGCACCGCTTCCCCTGCAGATCCTGACCGCCGCCGCGATCGGCGCGCTCATGGGGTTTGCGCTCGGCCTGTTGACGCTTCGCATGCAGGGAATCTTCTTCTCGATCGCGACGATTGCGCTGACAATCATCATTGAGACGACGATAACGAACTGGCGATACGTCGGCGGAGCGGCGGGCATCCAGATCCAACGGCCGGCGGTGACGGCGCCGTTCGATTACTATGTGCAGATGCTGTTCTTCGTCCAGGCTCTCCTCGTGGTGCTGGCGGTTGCGATTTCGCGCTACATCCAGAACTCATGGATCGGCCGCGGCCTGCAGGCGCTCAGGGACGACGAACTCGCGGCCGAGTGCACCGGCGTGCCGACCATGGGATTGAAGCTGCTCGCCTGTGTGATCTCAGGGGCGCTGATGTGTGCCGTCGGCGCTCCCGCTGCAATGTACCTGCAATATGCGGACCCCGCGTCCGCGTTCAATCTCAACTATTCCGTCTCGACGCTGGCGATGTCGCTGATCGGCGGAACCGCGCATTGGTCCGGACCGATCATCGGCGCGATCCTGCTTGGTACGACGCAGCAATTGCTGGCGGTCACGATCTCGTCGGAAGTCAATGTGCTGGTGCTCGGTTTGATGCTGGTACTGTTTGTGGTGGGCGCACCAGAAGGCATCATCGGCCTGATCCGCAAGCTGCGCGGCAGCCGCAAGGAGGGTGAGGTATGA
- a CDS encoding ABC transporter ATP-binding protein has product MALSLAINDLDAGYGAVKALRSVSLHVEAGETVALLGTNGNGKSTLMKCIAGLVRPQRGAISLTIDGTAHDLSRLSTEDIVELGVAMVPEGRRLFPRLTVLENLMLGAFRKAARRSVDCNLAVAFETFPVLKERQKQLAGTMSGGQQQMLAIARALMSSPRLLLVDEPSVGLSPLLVSQTITKIGELNQNLGLTVLMAEQNFNQAIRIASRGYIIVHGEIVVAAASVDELRGNDIVKRLYLGGTA; this is encoded by the coding sequence TTGGCACTTAGCCTGGCCATCAATGATCTTGATGCAGGTTACGGCGCCGTGAAGGCGTTGCGCAGCGTTTCGCTCCATGTCGAGGCCGGCGAAACCGTTGCGTTGCTCGGCACCAACGGCAACGGCAAGAGCACGCTGATGAAGTGCATCGCGGGCCTGGTGCGGCCGCAGCGCGGCGCCATATCGCTCACGATCGACGGAACGGCGCACGATCTGTCCCGTCTGTCGACCGAAGACATCGTCGAGCTCGGCGTAGCGATGGTTCCAGAGGGCCGTCGCTTGTTCCCCCGGCTGACCGTGCTGGAGAACCTGATGCTCGGCGCGTTCCGCAAGGCGGCCCGGCGCAGCGTCGACTGCAATCTTGCGGTTGCTTTCGAAACGTTTCCCGTCCTTAAGGAACGGCAGAAGCAGCTCGCGGGCACGATGTCTGGCGGACAGCAGCAGATGCTGGCGATTGCGCGCGCCCTGATGTCGTCACCACGCCTATTATTGGTCGACGAACCTTCGGTGGGCCTCTCGCCGCTACTCGTTTCGCAGACCATCACCAAGATCGGCGAGCTCAATCAAAACCTCGGCCTCACGGTGCTGATGGCGGAGCAGAACTTCAATCAGGCGATCCGGATCGCCAGCCGCGGCTATATCATTGTCCACGGTGAAATCGTCGTAGCGGCCGCGTCGGTCGACGAATTGAGGGGCAACGACATCGTCAAGCGGCTCTATCTTGGCGGCACAGCGTGA
- a CDS encoding branched-chain amino acid ABC transporter permease → MKPRGNKLDIVRLPGKNRAGDRIPRHGLIGKRLKSGQGGPQLFSLDLLLDAVVIGVLLGCFYGAVSLGLSVSFGLLDVPHVAHPAFLVLASYAVYFLNEQYAVDPLVAGFLITPVFFLFGLAAYRLYYETFEKRGSDAGVRGIAFFFGVAFIIEVLIILQFGVDQRSVTADYIGKAWRLGDIRIPYRLLVAFAVATALTVLLTLYLSRTFMGRAIRAVAQDQEALRLMGTNPVKIKQRAFGIATAVLGVAGALLIIVAPVDPTLDRAYIGRTFCVVVMAGLGSMGGTLVAAIILGVAESIVLTMFGASWAPAISFAMLLGILAVRPQGLFGRRS, encoded by the coding sequence TTGAAGCCGCGCGGAAATAAGCTGGATATCGTGAGGCTGCCCGGGAAAAATCGGGCAGGGGATCGGATACCCCGGCACGGGCTGATCGGGAAGCGGCTGAAGTCGGGTCAAGGGGGACCTCAATTGTTTTCACTGGATCTGCTGCTCGATGCGGTGGTGATCGGGGTGCTGCTCGGCTGCTTTTACGGCGCGGTCAGCCTTGGGTTGTCCGTGTCGTTCGGCCTGCTTGACGTCCCCCATGTGGCGCATCCGGCGTTTCTGGTGCTGGCGTCGTACGCAGTGTATTTCCTCAATGAGCAGTATGCCGTTGATCCGCTGGTCGCCGGGTTCCTGATCACACCTGTATTCTTCCTGTTCGGGCTCGCGGCTTATCGCCTGTACTACGAAACGTTCGAGAAGCGGGGCAGCGACGCCGGGGTGCGCGGCATCGCCTTCTTCTTCGGCGTCGCATTCATCATTGAAGTGCTGATCATCCTGCAATTCGGGGTCGATCAGCGCTCCGTCACCGCCGACTATATCGGCAAGGCGTGGCGGCTCGGTGATATCCGCATTCCGTACCGGCTTCTGGTTGCCTTTGCTGTCGCAACCGCACTGACCGTCCTGCTCACGCTGTATTTGTCGCGGACCTTCATGGGGCGCGCTATCCGCGCGGTCGCGCAGGACCAGGAGGCGTTACGATTGATGGGCACCAACCCGGTCAAGATCAAGCAGCGGGCATTCGGCATCGCCACCGCCGTGCTCGGGGTCGCCGGTGCCCTGCTCATCATCGTCGCTCCTGTCGATCCGACGCTCGACCGTGCCTATATTGGGCGCACATTCTGCGTTGTGGTGATGGCGGGGCTTGGCAGTATGGGCGGCACGCTCGTCGCCGCCATCATTCTCGGTGTTGCCGAGTCGATCGTGCTCACCATGTTCGGCGCCTCCTGGGCACCGGCGATTTCCTTTGCGATGTTGCTCGGCATTCTCGCCGTACGGCCGCAGGGCCTGTTTGGCAGGCGATCATGA
- a CDS encoding TRAP transporter large permease subunit — MPETVALGEAASLRGRWLEQGLRWLVEIPAAIAVVAEVIILFAGIVARGIFHRPIIWSDELASILFLWLAILGSAIAVQRSAHMRLTFFTSYLSPRAEAFTSTLAAGAVALFLAIILHPALDYVEDQAFVETPALGWSGMVRAAAIPVGCIIALAGICLTLVKRSAKDLLAVALLFAAIAGALYLAGPSLKPLGNWNLLIFFVGLLGCAVMAGVPIAFSFCLATVAFLLTTTRTPLLVVVGRIDEGMSSLILLAVPLFVLLGQLVEQTGMARVMVAFLASVLGHVRGGLSYVMLGAMLLVSGISGSKTADMAAIAPVLFPEMRKRGMKDGELVSLLAASGAMSETIPPSIVLIAIASVTGVSIAALFTAGILPGIVLAIVLAFVARYRAGAEENAAVKVARAPMSVMAKTFWAALPALALPFLIRSAVVEGYATATEVSTIGIAYCLVLGLIIYRGSLTWKNVLPMLVQTASLSGSILFIVGAASAMAWALAQSGFSHELAARMAGVPGGAWGFLLISVVAFIVLGSVLEGIPAIVLFGPLLFPVAATFGINGVHYAMVVILAMGLGLFAPPFGLCYYAACIIGGVPPDAGLRRIWIYLAWLFIGLLLITFVPWISLVFL, encoded by the coding sequence ATGCCGGAGACGGTGGCGCTCGGCGAGGCAGCTTCCTTGCGGGGACGCTGGCTGGAGCAGGGGTTGCGCTGGCTGGTCGAGATCCCGGCCGCGATCGCGGTGGTCGCCGAGGTCATCATCCTGTTTGCCGGTATCGTCGCGCGCGGCATCTTCCACCGGCCGATCATCTGGTCGGACGAGCTCGCGTCAATCCTGTTCCTGTGGCTGGCGATACTGGGCAGCGCGATCGCCGTGCAGCGCTCGGCGCATATGCGCCTGACCTTCTTCACGTCGTATCTGTCGCCGCGCGCCGAGGCCTTCACCTCGACGCTTGCTGCCGGGGCCGTCGCGCTGTTCCTTGCGATCATCCTGCATCCCGCACTGGACTATGTGGAGGACCAGGCTTTCGTCGAGACGCCAGCGCTCGGTTGGTCGGGCATGGTCCGCGCTGCGGCGATCCCAGTTGGCTGTATCATCGCGCTGGCCGGCATCTGCCTGACGCTGGTCAAGCGTTCGGCGAAGGATTTGCTGGCCGTTGCGCTGCTGTTTGCTGCGATCGCTGGTGCGCTCTATCTCGCGGGGCCGTCGCTGAAGCCGCTCGGCAACTGGAACTTGCTGATCTTCTTCGTCGGCCTGCTTGGCTGCGCCGTGATGGCTGGCGTTCCCATCGCATTTTCCTTCTGTCTTGCGACCGTGGCCTTCCTGCTCACGACAACGAGGACGCCACTGCTCGTCGTCGTCGGGCGGATCGACGAAGGCATGAGCTCGCTGATCTTGCTCGCGGTGCCACTGTTCGTGTTGCTGGGACAGTTGGTCGAGCAGACCGGCATGGCGCGGGTGATGGTCGCGTTCCTGGCGTCGGTGCTCGGCCACGTCCGCGGCGGGCTGTCCTATGTGATGCTCGGCGCGATGCTGCTGGTCTCGGGTATCTCCGGCTCGAAAACCGCCGACATGGCGGCGATCGCGCCGGTGCTGTTTCCCGAGATGCGCAAGCGCGGCATGAAGGATGGCGAGCTGGTATCGCTGCTGGCCGCGTCCGGGGCGATGAGCGAGACCATTCCGCCATCGATCGTGCTGATCGCGATCGCCTCCGTCACCGGCGTGTCGATCGCCGCGTTGTTCACCGCCGGCATCCTGCCCGGAATCGTGCTGGCGATCGTGCTCGCCTTCGTTGCTCGCTACCGGGCGGGTGCCGAGGAGAATGCCGCGGTCAAGGTCGCACGGGCGCCGATGTCTGTCATGGCGAAGACGTTCTGGGCGGCGTTGCCGGCGCTGGCGCTGCCGTTCCTGATCCGCAGCGCGGTGGTCGAGGGCTATGCGACCGCGACCGAAGTCTCGACGATCGGCATCGCCTATTGCCTCGTGCTCGGCCTGATCATCTATCGCGGCAGCCTGACTTGGAAGAACGTGCTGCCGATGTTGGTGCAGACCGCTTCGCTTTCCGGCTCGATCCTGTTCATCGTGGGAGCAGCGAGTGCGATGGCCTGGGCGCTGGCGCAGTCCGGCTTCTCGCATGAACTGGCCGCGCGCATGGCCGGCGTGCCCGGCGGCGCCTGGGGCTTCCTCTTGATCTCGGTGGTCGCCTTCATCGTGCTCGGCAGCGTGCTGGAGGGGATTCCGGCGATCGTGCTGTTCGGCCCGCTGCTGTTCCCGGTGGCAGCAACGTTCGGCATCAATGGGGTGCACTATGCGATGGTGGTGATCCTGGCGATGGGCCTCGGCCTGTTCGCGCCGCCGTTCGGCCTCTGCTATTACGCGGCCTGCATCATCGGCGGCGTGCCGCCGGATGCCGGCCTGCGCCGCATCTGGATCTATCTCGCCTGGCTCTTCATCGGCTTGTTACTGATCACGTTCGTGCCCTGGATATCCTTGGTATTTCTGTGA